A genomic segment from bacterium encodes:
- a CDS encoding glycosyltransferase — protein sequence MNIWSLLLVSGATLGLVYTALALAILIFSVRRKRSSAGTLFTPAVTIFKPLKGVDENLRSNLESFFTQDYPRYELIFGVNDDDDPAVEIVRDLISVYPQVPARLVIDSHRTGYNPKVNNLCNMAPYASHDYWVISDSNVRVESSYLKELVGEMRSRSVGLVTSLIRGVGGKRLGAKLENLHLNSFIASSTLAVSKLSNIPVSIGKSMLMRRETIARMGGFERFADFLLEDGLIGREIRKMGLETATCMHAINNVNDTWSVRDFMARHFRWGLMRRHLNIVHYTGEIVSNPIVLVLLACAVDPSVMTFFLAAVFTALKVLLDIVAVRVVGGSVSLSSLWLFPLKDILIAFVWWRPFFTNHVTWRGNRMRIGKMTRISPVQPSMRFVVDRESSRLSRAVQRFRHTGRRLVLWGSGA from the coding sequence ATGAATATCTGGTCTCTGCTTCTTGTCTCCGGGGCGACGCTCGGGCTGGTCTACACAGCTCTGGCACTGGCTATTCTGATATTCTCGGTCCGCCGGAAGCGATCTAGCGCCGGTACATTGTTCACACCCGCTGTCACGATCTTCAAGCCACTCAAAGGGGTCGATGAAAACCTCCGTTCCAATCTGGAGAGCTTTTTCACGCAGGACTATCCGCGATATGAATTGATCTTTGGTGTGAATGATGACGATGATCCGGCGGTTGAAATCGTTCGAGATCTGATCTCCGTCTATCCACAAGTTCCGGCTCGACTGGTGATCGATTCACATCGGACCGGTTACAATCCCAAAGTCAACAATCTCTGCAATATGGCTCCCTATGCATCGCATGACTACTGGGTGATCAGCGACAGCAACGTCAGAGTCGAATCCAGTTATCTGAAGGAATTGGTCGGCGAGATGCGTAGCCGATCTGTCGGGCTGGTCACTTCTCTTATCCGGGGCGTTGGCGGCAAGCGTCTCGGAGCCAAATTGGAAAACCTGCATTTGAATTCGTTCATTGCGTCAAGCACGTTGGCGGTAAGCAAGCTGTCCAATATTCCGGTTTCAATCGGAAAGTCGATGCTGATGCGTCGCGAAACGATTGCCCGGATGGGAGGGTTTGAGCGGTTCGCCGATTTCCTGCTCGAAGATGGATTGATCGGCCGCGAAATCCGCAAGATGGGGCTTGAGACCGCGACTTGCATGCACGCCATCAATAATGTCAACGACACGTGGAGCGTCCGCGACTTCATGGCCCGCCATTTCCGCTGGGGGCTGATGCGCAGACATCTCAATATCGTGCACTACACTGGCGAAATCGTGAGCAACCCGATCGTGCTGGTACTACTTGCATGTGCGGTCGATCCTTCGGTAATGACGTTTTTTTTGGCGGCTGTTTTCACGGCGCTCAAAGTGCTGCTTGATATCGTGGCCGTTCGAGTGGTTGGAGGATCGGTCTCGCTTTCATCGCTCTGGCTATTTCCGCTCAAAGATATTCTGATCGCGTTCGTCTGGTGGAGACCGTTCTTCACGAATCATGTCACCTGGCGAGGGAACCGGATGCGCATTGGTAAGATGACGCGCATTTCTCCGGTGCAGCCGTCCATGCGATTCGTCGTGGACCGGGAGTCATCACGGCTCAGCCGCGCAGTACAACGATTCCGCCATACGGGTCGACGGTTGGTACTGTGGGGATCGGGGGCCTGA
- a CDS encoding sigma-70 family RNA polymerase sigma factor: MENVTIPAHITQLLSSIRQGNQRAVDSLLPLVYDRLRSLARAQLASERAGHTLNATALVHESYLNLIGQTKMSWESRAHFYAIAAQAMRRILIDYARRRMAKKRGGQSPFVTFDDSLIGGDQRAEEVVALDAALVKLRELSERQSQVVEYRFFGGLTHEEIAEVLSISVPTVRRDWRIAKAWLANELRN; this comes from the coding sequence ATCGAAAACGTGACAATTCCTGCCCACATCACGCAGCTTCTGTCGTCGATTCGACAGGGAAACCAAAGAGCCGTCGACTCCTTGCTCCCTCTTGTGTACGATCGACTTCGCTCGTTGGCCAGAGCTCAATTGGCGTCTGAGCGGGCCGGACATACCCTGAACGCTACCGCCTTGGTTCACGAATCATATCTCAACCTGATCGGTCAGACCAAAATGTCCTGGGAGAGCAGAGCGCACTTCTACGCGATCGCCGCACAGGCGATGCGCCGGATCCTGATCGACTACGCTCGTCGACGTATGGCCAAAAAACGTGGCGGCCAAAGTCCGTTTGTGACTTTCGACGATTCGCTTATCGGCGGTGATCAACGCGCGGAAGAGGTCGTGGCTCTTGACGCCGCGCTGGTCAAGTTACGCGAATTGAGCGAGCGACAAAGTCAGGTAGTCGAGTACCGCTTTTTCGGCGGGCTAACCCATGAAGAGATCGCCGAGGTGCTAAGTATTTCGGTCCCCACTGTCCGGCGTGACTGGCGGATCGCCAAAGCCTGGTTAGCCAATGAACTTCGGAACTGA
- a CDS encoding CHAD domain-containing protein produces MKKSSPSISTSKRSRKVTADKLLGYFDVRHSAFLAALTAARQHYAVEGVHQLRVEVKRLRAFYKLIERIAPSFAAKPNAGPLRELYRAAGTLRDIDIFQAITVARLDRLDLREYFNHLKSVELEKRQRFDIVAVNFSESVLTGSCTKLRAALAAPSDDKIRQRLNKRLRKLAAKLSKALERKRQEHYELHTVRKLSKTLRYTLDVWILCHGKTPSSGTTAAKLKQTYTALGEWHDHVVALESLKLFLKSRSNRKLTSPNAYSTFSTALLKEIEKQLTSYERGKQPLIRSLAGLARSLERTAAIQSNKTKQH; encoded by the coding sequence ATGAAAAAGTCAAGTCCAAGCATATCGACCTCTAAACGGTCCCGAAAGGTCACGGCAGATAAACTGCTTGGCTATTTCGACGTCAGGCATTCCGCTTTCCTCGCTGCACTTACCGCCGCGAGACAGCATTATGCCGTCGAAGGCGTACACCAGTTGCGAGTCGAAGTAAAGCGACTGCGAGCCTTCTATAAGCTGATCGAACGAATCGCGCCATCGTTTGCGGCCAAACCCAACGCCGGCCCGCTCCGCGAATTGTATCGCGCGGCCGGGACATTAAGGGATATTGATATCTTCCAGGCGATCACAGTTGCGCGACTTGACCGACTTGATCTGCGCGAGTATTTCAATCACCTGAAATCGGTCGAGCTTGAGAAACGCCAGAGATTTGATATCGTGGCGGTCAATTTTTCCGAGTCAGTCCTGACTGGGAGTTGCACCAAACTCCGTGCCGCTCTGGCGGCCCCCTCTGACGATAAAATCAGGCAACGGTTAAACAAGCGACTTCGGAAGCTCGCGGCAAAACTGTCCAAAGCATTGGAACGCAAACGGCAGGAACATTACGAACTCCATACCGTGCGGAAACTCTCCAAGACACTCCGGTACACACTTGATGTCTGGATCCTCTGCCACGGCAAGACACCATCCTCCGGTACCACCGCCGCAAAACTCAAGCAGACATACACGGCATTGGGAGAATGGCATGACCATGTTGTCGCACTCGAATCATTGAAGCTATTTCTGAAAAGTCGTTCGAATAGGAAGTTGACCTCCCCGAATGCCTATTCGACGTTCAGCACGGCTCTCCTGAAGGAGATAGAGAAGCAATTAACGTCATATGAACGCGGAAAGCAGCCGCTCATCAGATCACTGGCTGGATTAGCCAGATCGCTCGAACGGACTGCTGCAATCCAATCGAACAAAACCAAACAACACTGA
- a CDS encoding exopolyphosphatase, with translation MIKLAAIDIGSNAVRLMLSRVYENEGETVYIKESLIRVPIRLGEDVFAHQKITPQKAQQLSTVLQAFKLIVEAYRAEDCIACATSAMREARNGADVAKAIKKQTGMQIEIIEGKREAAIIYSSHISRAFRSDAPLLYIDVGGGSTEVTLMSRSRIIESGSFKIGTVRILQKGRSKRELDRIKAWLKAQVAPHHPIAAVGTGGSINNIFRLSRKKEGKPLSVKLITEIRDYLESFTVEERIKVLGLRPDRADVIVEAADIYLNVMKWSGVKKMHVPILGLSDGLIHVLYEKVKSKHIDL, from the coding sequence ATGATCAAACTGGCAGCTATTGATATTGGATCCAACGCCGTACGACTCATGCTCTCCCGCGTTTACGAAAACGAAGGCGAAACGGTATACATAAAAGAATCGCTCATTCGCGTGCCGATCCGTCTCGGCGAAGATGTTTTCGCGCATCAGAAGATCACGCCGCAAAAGGCCCAGCAATTGTCAACCGTCCTCCAGGCGTTCAAACTGATCGTAGAAGCATATCGCGCCGAAGACTGCATCGCCTGCGCGACCTCTGCAATGCGCGAGGCACGCAACGGCGCCGATGTCGCCAAAGCGATAAAAAAACAGACCGGCATGCAGATAGAGATCATCGAAGGTAAACGGGAAGCTGCGATCATTTACTCCAGCCATATCAGTCGAGCCTTCCGCTCCGATGCTCCGCTTTTATATATCGATGTAGGCGGCGGCAGCACCGAAGTGACCCTCATGTCCCGTAGCCGGATCATTGAGTCTGGCTCCTTCAAGATCGGCACTGTGCGAATCCTGCAGAAAGGTCGCTCAAAGCGGGAGCTGGATCGCATCAAAGCCTGGCTCAAAGCGCAAGTAGCGCCGCATCACCCGATCGCCGCAGTCGGGACCGGCGGGAGTATTAATAACATCTTCCGGCTCTCCCGCAAAAAGGAAGGGAAACCGCTCTCCGTCAAACTTATCACCGAGATCCGGGATTATCTGGAATCATTCACCGTCGAAGAGCGCATCAAAGTACTCGGCCTGCGACCTGACCGTGCCGATGTGATAGTCGAAGCAGCCGACATCTATCTCAATGTGATGAAATGGTCGGGAGTCAAGAAAATGCATGTGCCAATCCTCGGATTGTCGGATGGCCTAATTCACGTATTGTATGAAAAAGTCAAGTCCAAGCATATCGACCTCTAA
- a CDS encoding serine/threonine protein kinase, giving the protein MLPDRWKRIQEIFELALDAAPEDRDAVVRRACQDDNAMYAEVMALLAADAEGHPMLDRETPFNLPQEDPQLIGTQIGSYRLIAALGEGGMGAVYLADRVDGQFEQRVAIKVVQPSLRTKVILRRFQQERQILAHLNHPNIARLLDGGLTPDGRPYFVMEYVDGVPIDQYCQTRGLSLAEKLRLILQACEAVEFAHSNLVIHRDLKPANILVDQDGRVKVIDFGIAKVLAESADVDMSVDLTQTGFRAMTPRYASPEQVRNQPITTASDVYSLGVVLYELLTGRYPYKTSMDSGPELEQAVVTQEPERPSSVVLRPARKELSPIGDQISTKKLQRQLRGDLDTICMAALRKDLTRRYQTARQLTDDIRRYLDGWPIEARMDSVPYMVGKFVRRHRPIVFASILAIVAIAVTIGFYTNRLASERDKARLEARKSREIAKFLTGIFEVSDPNESRGTDVTARELLDTAITRLRTELKNQPAVKAMLLRLAADILYNLGHIPQSRELAFESAELNRITFGEHNLEYADNLLQLTLILDDAGERDSALSVARKALSIVRDIYPDRDTNVANMQVSLGHVYRHLGNFDSAEVYYRAGLETQRELEGDTATAVGNTLNHLGRLYYQRGEYAKAEPIVREAIATLINVFGREDHFEVIASRGNLGAILMAQERYAEAESVFVRNRALLASMVGTDHTYYGGMTTQLASAVYMQGRIEEAHALYLEALDLARKYLPEEHQGYISVLLGLGRLLTEHGDFRDAEPFLRQALSIRLRTLPAGHWHIAGAQSSLADCLRKAKRFEEGAPLALEAYTTLMANFGSDDPRTTGVRKKLELLYSDWGKPIPELDSVPAS; this is encoded by the coding sequence ATGCTGCCTGACCGATGGAAACGCATCCAGGAGATATTTGAGCTTGCTCTCGATGCAGCCCCGGAGGATCGCGATGCGGTCGTTCGACGTGCCTGTCAGGATGACAACGCCATGTACGCCGAAGTAATGGCGCTGTTGGCGGCCGATGCCGAGGGGCACCCGATGCTCGACCGTGAAACTCCATTCAATCTGCCCCAGGAAGATCCGCAATTGATCGGGACGCAGATCGGTTCCTATCGACTGATCGCCGCGCTTGGCGAAGGGGGGATGGGAGCAGTCTATCTGGCTGATCGCGTCGATGGACAATTCGAGCAGCGTGTCGCCATCAAAGTCGTTCAACCCTCTCTGCGCACGAAAGTCATCCTGCGCCGATTCCAGCAGGAAAGACAGATCCTCGCTCACCTTAATCACCCCAACATTGCGAGACTTCTTGACGGTGGCTTGACGCCTGATGGCCGCCCGTATTTTGTGATGGAGTATGTTGATGGTGTGCCGATCGATCAGTATTGCCAAACTCGCGGACTTTCACTGGCAGAAAAGCTACGGCTGATCCTCCAGGCATGTGAAGCGGTTGAGTTTGCGCACAGCAACCTGGTAATTCACCGGGATCTGAAACCTGCGAACATTCTGGTCGACCAGGACGGTCGAGTTAAAGTGATCGACTTTGGCATCGCCAAAGTACTGGCGGAATCCGCGGATGTCGACATGAGTGTTGATTTGACGCAAACCGGATTCCGCGCGATGACCCCACGATATGCCTCACCCGAACAGGTACGAAATCAGCCCATCACTACCGCCAGTGATGTTTATTCGCTGGGGGTTGTGCTGTACGAACTACTGACTGGCCGATATCCATATAAAACCTCGATGGATTCCGGACCCGAATTGGAACAGGCGGTTGTGACTCAGGAGCCAGAACGGCCATCCAGTGTTGTCCTTCGCCCTGCGCGAAAGGAACTTTCCCCGATCGGAGACCAGATCTCAACCAAGAAACTCCAGCGTCAGCTTCGCGGTGACCTCGACACCATCTGCATGGCCGCGTTACGCAAAGATCTGACAAGGCGGTATCAGACCGCTCGCCAATTGACAGATGACATTCGCCGCTATTTGGATGGATGGCCGATCGAGGCCCGCATGGACTCCGTCCCGTATATGGTGGGCAAGTTTGTGCGCAGACATCGACCGATCGTCTTCGCCTCAATTCTGGCAATCGTAGCCATCGCGGTGACGATCGGCTTCTATACCAATCGACTTGCCAGCGAGCGCGACAAAGCTCGTCTTGAAGCACGGAAATCCCGGGAGATCGCCAAATTCCTCACCGGCATCTTTGAAGTATCCGACCCGAATGAATCGCGCGGTACCGATGTAACCGCCAGGGAACTGCTCGATACCGCCATCACTCGACTCCGCACCGAGTTGAAAAATCAGCCGGCCGTAAAGGCGATGCTGCTTCGGCTGGCTGCTGACATTCTGTATAACCTCGGCCACATCCCCCAGTCGCGTGAGTTGGCATTCGAATCGGCCGAATTAAATCGAATCACCTTCGGGGAACACAATCTTGAGTATGCCGACAATCTGCTGCAGTTGACGCTCATCCTTGATGACGCCGGCGAACGTGACTCCGCTTTGTCCGTTGCGCGAAAAGCGTTAAGTATTGTCAGAGACATTTATCCCGATCGAGACACCAACGTGGCCAACATGCAGGTCAGTCTGGGACACGTGTACCGACATCTTGGTAACTTTGATTCTGCTGAAGTTTACTATCGAGCAGGCCTGGAGACTCAGCGTGAACTCGAGGGAGATACCGCAACCGCCGTCGGAAACACACTCAATCATCTTGGAAGACTCTACTATCAGCGCGGAGAATATGCCAAAGCCGAACCAATCGTCCGCGAGGCAATTGCCACACTCATCAATGTCTTTGGACGTGAAGACCATTTTGAAGTGATCGCTTCCAGGGGAAATCTTGGAGCTATCCTCATGGCGCAGGAGCGCTATGCCGAAGCTGAATCCGTTTTTGTACGCAATCGCGCCCTGCTCGCCAGTATGGTTGGGACCGACCACACCTATTACGGCGGAATGACCACCCAGTTGGCCAGTGCAGTGTATATGCAAGGGCGTATCGAAGAGGCACATGCGCTCTATCTTGAGGCCCTGGATCTGGCGCGAAAGTACCTGCCGGAAGAACACCAGGGATATATCTCTGTGCTTCTTGGATTGGGACGGCTTCTCACCGAACACGGGGACTTCCGCGATGCCGAGCCTTTTCTTCGACAGGCGCTGTCGATTCGACTGCGCACACTCCCGGCTGGTCACTGGCACATCGCGGGAGCCCAATCCTCGTTGGCTGATTGCCTCCGCAAGGCGAAAAGATTCGAGGAAGGTGCACCATTGGCACTTGAAGCTTACACCACTCTGATGGCAAATTTCGGATCAGACGACCCTCGCACCACTGGTGTACGAAAGAAACTCGAGTTGCTCTACAGCGATTGGGGAAAACCTATTCCTGAACTGGATTCTGTTCCTGCTTCGTGA
- a CDS encoding glycoside hydrolase family 1 protein, with product MTIESKQPFLWGAASSAFQIEGGIENDMTAWEQAGRFRTASLDPRVGIAVDHWNRWRDDFGLLKSLGLNSYRFSVEWARLEPEPGRFNEAAFDQYSRMIDHLLELGISPMLTLHHFTHPAWFHEYSPWHSVTSQDTFVRFAERVCTRLLDRVSHVVTFNEPLVWLLAGYGDAKFPPGERDLRKLMHGLRNMLLAHRQVFDMIKERYPSTQVGIAHNMIAFRAARKGNLFDSEMKRRLHRFYNLLIPKAFVTNRLNYSLPLILNYDEPVSLDNRIDFWGVNYYYRMHVRFRLRPFRPFDMLFVPRSKHGLSDLGWEIYPRGLYKCCRWLRFTEKPLIITENGIATDDDSVRVRFLERHLSFLERLRGEGMDIRGYYYWSLMDNYEWLIGKSARFGLFQVDYENGLERTLRPSGEYFANHIASSSYADIDTHQELSDI from the coding sequence ATGACAATCGAATCCAAACAGCCGTTCCTTTGGGGGGCGGCATCCTCCGCATTTCAAATTGAAGGGGGGATCGAGAACGACATGACCGCATGGGAGCAGGCGGGCCGTTTTCGAACAGCCAGTCTTGACCCGCGGGTCGGGATTGCGGTAGATCACTGGAATCGCTGGCGGGATGATTTCGGGCTGCTTAAGTCATTAGGATTAAATAGCTATCGCTTTTCAGTCGAGTGGGCGCGTCTGGAGCCGGAGCCGGGGAGATTCAACGAGGCCGCCTTTGATCAGTACTCCCGGATGATCGATCATCTGCTGGAACTGGGCATAAGCCCGATGCTGACATTGCATCATTTCACCCACCCGGCCTGGTTTCATGAGTACTCTCCCTGGCACAGTGTGACTTCGCAGGATACGTTTGTTCGATTTGCGGAACGCGTTTGCACCAGGCTCCTTGATCGAGTTTCGCACGTGGTGACCTTCAATGAACCGTTGGTCTGGCTTCTGGCCGGGTATGGCGATGCAAAGTTCCCACCGGGCGAGCGGGATCTCCGAAAGCTGATGCACGGCCTCAGGAACATGTTGCTGGCGCACCGCCAGGTATTTGACATGATCAAGGAACGGTATCCATCGACCCAGGTTGGGATCGCCCACAACATGATTGCTTTTCGCGCTGCGCGAAAAGGGAATCTGTTTGACAGCGAGATGAAGCGCCGGCTGCACCGTTTCTACAATCTCCTGATCCCAAAGGCATTTGTCACGAATCGGCTCAACTACTCATTGCCGCTCATTCTGAACTATGACGAACCAGTCTCGCTGGATAACCGAATCGATTTCTGGGGGGTCAATTACTACTACCGGATGCATGTCCGATTCCGACTTCGGCCGTTCAGGCCATTCGATATGCTGTTTGTGCCGCGATCAAAACATGGCTTGTCCGATCTGGGCTGGGAGATCTATCCGCGAGGGCTATATAAGTGTTGCCGGTGGCTCCGGTTTACTGAGAAGCCGCTGATCATCACCGAAAACGGGATTGCCACCGATGATGACAGCGTGCGTGTCCGGTTTCTGGAACGCCATCTCAGTTTCCTCGAACGGCTCCGGGGTGAGGGGATGGACATTCGGGGGTATTACTATTGGTCACTGATGGACAACTACGAGTGGTTGATCGGGAAATCGGCCCGATTCGGGCTCTTTCAGGTCGATTACGAGAATGGGTTAGAACGAACTCTCCGGCCCAGCGGTGAGTACTTTGCAAACCATATAGCTTCAAGTAGTTACGCTGATATCGACACTCACCAAGAACTCTCCGACATCTAA
- a CDS encoding thiol-activated cytolysin family protein produces the protein MQIKKSLSLLAVILLSVMLGGGCSKDSPTKSPTTNSQFQNAINAGGTFAPVQEKNEIVSSDTVIETMNNEQYFCTTTRYSVVEAPDNFPTFDPLSEVVWPGNLLQGNSLTSATPAPIPVKRAGGTIVMTILNGSPSASETIPVVDLANVTEAQNDIIARASNTIPARFSFNYESVSSREQLALSLNVRVENLTGELGTSLSFSQDREYNRYVVRLVQSYFTMAYQLPTSVDEIFDPTVTPADLAPYISSGNPAAFISSVTYGRIFYLLIESTSSLTKMSASIDASFNAATVGGSLDANATYLKDLENVRVKAFAMGGESSAAISAITTDFNTLKQFLAQGGMINTGVPLSYVVRSLANPSQIVKIGLATEYDVNQCVMISETIPNPILWYRLDDSRYFVRGTGANSGYISKLLNAFGDTTHNAVPPSKAYGAEYLAAQLKGGQLPAMRFRGGLTTVDGKFQFPGVKFSGSDYTVFAVVRLPALAISYPEMFLFGTGTSQLTSLSAGFRDNIRFTMSHQNYTMDAISPASLDLWNVVTIRFSQSEGMSIWVNNDPTPAGTDGSKTSALISYLGARLGSQNGNPLLMAEIRAYAHAVTQDEREVIVSSLLTKYAL, from the coding sequence ATGCAGATTAAGAAATCACTCTCACTACTCGCAGTGATACTGCTGAGTGTGATGTTGGGAGGCGGCTGCTCTAAGGACAGCCCCACCAAATCGCCGACTACCAATAGCCAGTTTCAGAACGCGATAAATGCGGGGGGGACGTTTGCTCCGGTTCAGGAAAAGAACGAAATTGTCAGTTCTGATACCGTCATCGAGACCATGAACAACGAGCAGTACTTCTGCACCACGACTCGCTATTCTGTGGTTGAGGCGCCGGATAACTTCCCTACATTCGATCCATTGTCCGAAGTTGTCTGGCCGGGGAATTTGCTTCAGGGGAACAGTCTGACCAGCGCGACTCCGGCGCCGATACCGGTGAAGCGGGCCGGAGGGACGATCGTCATGACGATCCTCAATGGCTCACCATCGGCCAGTGAAACAATCCCGGTGGTGGATCTGGCCAATGTCACCGAAGCTCAGAATGATATCATCGCCAGGGCTTCCAACACTATCCCCGCGCGTTTCTCATTCAATTACGAATCAGTCAGTTCCCGCGAGCAACTGGCGCTCTCCCTAAACGTGCGGGTGGAGAATTTGACGGGCGAATTGGGAACTTCGCTCTCTTTCAGCCAGGACCGAGAATACAATCGCTACGTAGTTCGCCTTGTCCAATCATATTTCACCATGGCCTATCAGTTGCCGACCTCGGTCGATGAGATCTTTGATCCGACGGTCACGCCTGCCGATCTGGCTCCATACATCAGTTCAGGGAATCCGGCCGCATTCATCTCTTCAGTCACCTACGGACGAATATTCTATCTATTGATTGAGTCAACTTCTTCACTGACGAAAATGTCAGCCTCCATTGATGCATCTTTCAATGCCGCGACGGTGGGTGGTTCGCTTGACGCGAACGCGACGTACCTGAAAGACCTGGAGAATGTTCGGGTGAAGGCATTTGCCATGGGGGGCGAGTCTTCGGCCGCCATCTCGGCGATCACGACCGATTTCAACACACTCAAGCAGTTTCTGGCGCAGGGCGGGATGATCAACACCGGCGTCCCGCTTTCGTATGTTGTACGCAGCCTGGCGAACCCATCACAAATTGTCAAGATCGGGCTGGCCACCGAGTATGATGTCAATCAGTGCGTGATGATCAGTGAGACAATTCCGAATCCGATCCTTTGGTATAGGCTGGATGATTCTCGCTATTTTGTTCGAGGGACCGGGGCCAACAGCGGGTATATCAGCAAACTCCTCAATGCGTTCGGAGATACCACGCACAACGCCGTGCCACCCAGCAAAGCTTACGGTGCCGAATATCTTGCGGCACAACTGAAGGGAGGGCAACTCCCAGCCATGCGATTCCGCGGTGGATTGACAACCGTAGATGGGAAATTCCAGTTCCCCGGTGTGAAATTTTCCGGATCTGACTATACCGTCTTTGCAGTGGTACGACTTCCTGCGTTAGCAATCAGCTATCCTGAAATGTTTCTTTTCGGGACCGGAACAAGCCAGTTAACCAGTCTCTCCGCGGGCTTCCGGGATAACATCCGATTTACGATGTCGCACCAGAACTATACCATGGATGCCATCTCGCCGGCCTCACTTGATCTGTGGAATGTGGTGACTATCCGGTTCAGTCAGAGTGAGGGAATGTCGATCTGGGTAAACAACGACCCAACTCCGGCGGGAACGGACGGCAGCAAGACCAGCGCATTGATCTCATATCTGGGAGCGCGACTTGGTTCGCAGAACGGCAATCCGCTGTTGATGGCGGAGATCCGGGCATACGCGCACGCAGTCACTCAGGATGAGCGAGAGGTGATTGTTTCGTCGCTTTTGACCAAATACGCGTTATAG